In a genomic window of Sphingomonas koreensis:
- a CDS encoding cystathionine gamma-synthase family protein, protein MTDKPVKPDEAALTSTTPRRRPKPSVETVGGRQLSPATLMMGHGYDPMLSEGSLKPPIFATSTFVFPNAAAGKRHFEGVTGKRPGGAEGLVYSRFNGPNQEILEDRLGIWEEAEDALAFSSGMSAIATLFLAMVKPGDTIVHSGPLYAATETLIARILGKFGVHWLDFPAGATREEIDAVLSKAASGNVALIYLESPANPTNALVDVEAVAASRDAIFTGASKPPIAIDNTFLGPLWAKPLQQGADLVVYSLTKYAGGHSDLVAGGVLGSKELINTIRLMRNTIGTICDPNTAWMLLRSLETLELRMSRAGENAIKVCEYLRTHPKVESVGYLGFLPEGSRQRDIYDRHCTGAGSTFSLYLKGGEKEAFAFLDSLKIAKLAVSLGGTETLASAPAAMTHLSVPDARKKALGITDNLVRISIGVEDADDLIADFEEALKAV, encoded by the coding sequence ATGACCGACAAGCCCGTCAAGCCCGACGAAGCCGCTCTCACCAGCACCACGCCGCGCCGCCGCCCCAAGCCTTCGGTGGAGACCGTGGGCGGCCGCCAGCTCAGCCCGGCGACGCTGATGATGGGCCATGGCTATGATCCGATGCTGTCGGAAGGCTCGCTGAAGCCGCCGATCTTCGCCACCTCGACCTTCGTCTTCCCCAACGCCGCCGCGGGCAAGCGCCATTTCGAGGGCGTCACCGGCAAGCGCCCGGGCGGTGCCGAGGGTCTGGTCTATTCGCGCTTCAACGGCCCCAACCAGGAAATCCTCGAGGATCGCCTCGGCATCTGGGAAGAGGCGGAGGACGCACTCGCCTTCTCCAGCGGCATGTCCGCCATCGCCACCCTGTTCCTCGCCATGGTCAAGCCCGGCGACACCATCGTCCATAGCGGCCCGCTCTATGCCGCGACCGAGACGCTGATCGCCCGCATCCTCGGCAAGTTCGGCGTCCACTGGCTCGATTTCCCCGCCGGCGCGACGCGGGAGGAGATCGATGCGGTCCTCTCCAAGGCCGCCTCGGGCAACGTCGCGCTGATCTATCTCGAAAGCCCCGCCAACCCGACCAACGCGCTGGTCGATGTCGAGGCCGTCGCCGCCAGCCGCGACGCGATCTTCACCGGCGCCAGCAAGCCGCCGATCGCAATCGACAACACCTTCCTCGGCCCGCTCTGGGCCAAGCCGCTCCAGCAGGGGGCCGACCTCGTCGTCTATTCGCTCACCAAGTACGCCGGCGGCCATAGCGACCTCGTCGCGGGCGGCGTGCTCGGGTCGAAGGAGTTGATCAACACCATCCGCCTGATGCGCAACACCATCGGCACGATCTGCGATCCCAACACCGCCTGGATGCTGCTCCGCAGCCTCGAGACCCTCGAGTTGCGCATGAGCCGCGCGGGCGAGAATGCCATCAAGGTCTGCGAGTATCTGCGTACTCACCCCAAGGTCGAAAGCGTCGGCTATCTCGGCTTCCTGCCCGAAGGCAGCCGCCAGCGGGACATTTACGACCGCCACTGCACCGGCGCCGGCTCGACCTTCTCGCTCTACCTGAAGGGCGGCGAGAAGGAGGCGTTCGCTTTCCTCGACAGCCTCAAGATCGCCAAGCTCGCGGTCAGCCTGGGCGGCACCGAGACGCTCGCCTCCGCCCCAGCCGCGATGACCCACCTCTCGGTTCCCGACGCGCGCAAGAAGGCGCTCGGCATCACCGACAACCTCGTCCGCATCTCGATCGGCGTCGAGGATGCCGACGACCTCATCGCCGATTTCGAGGAAGCGCTGAAGGCGGTCTGA
- the thiL gene encoding thiamine-phosphate kinase — protein sequence MPDEFAFLTGLRAIATHPAAAGLADDTAVLDVAAGRLVLTSDTMVAGVHYRPHDPADSIGWKLAAVNLSDLAAKGAVPVGCLLNYALSGDAGWDRAFLAGLNQALTRFAMPLLGGDTVAMPAGAPRSLTLTAFGQAQPNVPLRTGVRPGDTIWVTGTIGGAGFGPDGSPRDLARYLRPQPRVAEGQAIAALATAMMDVSDGLLIDARRMAGASNVAITIDLDAVPLAIPGLDPLEAATAGDDYELLFTLPDGAVPPVPATRIGAASAGNGLTLTAGGAPVPLPGKLGYSHG from the coding sequence ATGCCCGACGAATTCGCCTTCCTCACCGGCCTGCGCGCGATCGCCACGCATCCCGCAGCCGCAGGCCTTGCCGATGACACCGCGGTGCTCGATGTCGCCGCCGGCCGCCTCGTCCTCACCAGCGACACGATGGTCGCGGGCGTCCACTACCGTCCGCACGATCCGGCGGATTCGATCGGGTGGAAACTCGCCGCGGTGAACCTGTCGGACCTCGCCGCCAAGGGCGCGGTGCCCGTCGGATGCCTGCTCAACTATGCGCTGTCGGGCGACGCCGGCTGGGACCGCGCCTTCCTCGCCGGGCTGAACCAAGCGCTCACCCGCTTCGCCATGCCGCTGCTCGGCGGCGACACGGTGGCGATGCCGGCGGGCGCCCCGCGGAGCCTCACCCTCACAGCCTTCGGTCAGGCCCAGCCCAACGTCCCCCTGCGCACCGGCGTCCGCCCCGGCGACACGATCTGGGTCACCGGCACCATCGGCGGCGCAGGCTTCGGCCCGGACGGCAGTCCGCGCGATCTCGCCCGCTACCTCCGACCGCAGCCGCGCGTCGCCGAAGGACAAGCCATCGCCGCGCTCGCCACCGCGATGATGGACGTGTCCGACGGCCTGCTGATCGACGCCCGCCGCATGGCCGGTGCCAGCAACGTGGCGATCACGATCGATCTCGACGCCGTCCCGCTCGCGATCCCAGGCCTCGATCCACTCGAAGCCGCGACCGCCGGCGACGATTACGAGCTGCTCTTTACCCTGCCTGACGGGGCGGTTCCGCCGGTCCCCGCTACCCGTATCGGCGCGGCGAGCGCGGGGAATGGGCTCACGCTCACCGCGGGCGGCGCGCCCGTCCCGCTCCCCGGCAAGCTCGGCTACAGCCACGGCTAA
- a CDS encoding sodium-translocating pyrophosphatase — protein sequence MTIVYIAIACGMLAVLYGLVTSQQVLRAPAGDQKMQDIAAAIQEGAKAYLVRQYTAIAVVGVAVAIVLFFTLGGLSTAAFVLGAVLSGIAGFAGMHISVRANVRTAEAARSSLQGGLTLAFRSGAITGMLVAGLGLLSISLLFWYLVGPAGEAPNGEKIIKALTALAFGASLISIFARLGGGIFTKAADVGADLVGKVEAGIPEDDPRNPAVIADNVGDNVGDCAGMAADLFETYVVTIGLTMVSIALLVAGTSEQLLALMALPLIVGGVCIVTSIIGTYMVRLGSSQSIMGALYKGFWTTAILAVPAIWFATQYTLGDLAAPIGNAAYTGMDLFWCMMIGLAVTGLLVWITEYYTGTNYRPVRSIAKASETGHGTNVIQGLAISLESTALPTIVIVVAVIASFQLAGIIGVAFAATSLLALAGMVVALDAYGPVTDNAGGIAEMAGLPDDVRTRTDALDAVGNTTKAVTKGYAIGSAALAALVLFGAYTEDLKRYFADVVVDFSLSNPFVIVGLLLGALLPYLFGAFGMTAVGRAAGSVVEDVRKQFRENPGIMEGTSRPNYGHTVDIVTRAAIKEMIVPSLLPVLSPILLYFVILTVDSQANAFASVGAMLLGVIVSGLFVAISMTSGGGAWDNAKKYIEDGNHGGKGSEAHKAAVTGDTVGDPYKDTAGPAVNPMIKITNIVALLLLAALAGGG from the coding sequence ATGACGATTGTCTATATCGCCATCGCGTGCGGCATGCTCGCCGTGCTCTATGGTTTGGTAACTTCGCAGCAGGTGCTGCGGGCGCCCGCGGGCGACCAGAAGATGCAGGATATCGCCGCCGCCATCCAGGAAGGCGCCAAAGCTTATCTCGTCCGTCAGTACACCGCCATCGCCGTCGTCGGCGTGGCCGTAGCCATTGTGTTGTTCTTCACCCTCGGCGGTCTCTCGACCGCAGCCTTCGTGCTGGGTGCGGTGCTTTCGGGAATTGCCGGATTTGCCGGCATGCACATCTCGGTCCGCGCCAATGTCCGCACCGCCGAAGCCGCACGCAGCTCGCTTCAGGGCGGCCTCACCCTCGCCTTCCGTTCGGGTGCGATCACCGGCATGCTCGTCGCGGGCCTTGGCCTGCTCTCGATCTCGCTGCTCTTCTGGTATCTCGTCGGCCCGGCCGGGGAAGCGCCCAATGGCGAGAAGATCATCAAGGCGCTCACCGCACTCGCCTTCGGCGCCTCGCTGATCTCGATCTTCGCGCGTCTCGGCGGCGGCATCTTCACCAAGGCTGCAGACGTCGGCGCCGATCTGGTGGGCAAGGTCGAAGCCGGAATCCCCGAGGACGATCCCCGCAACCCCGCGGTGATCGCCGATAACGTCGGCGACAATGTCGGCGACTGCGCCGGCATGGCCGCCGACCTGTTCGAAACCTATGTCGTCACCATCGGCCTCACCATGGTGTCGATCGCGCTGCTCGTCGCAGGCACGTCGGAACAGCTGCTCGCCCTCATGGCGCTGCCGCTGATCGTCGGCGGCGTGTGCATCGTCACCTCGATCATCGGCACCTATATGGTCCGCCTCGGCTCCAGCCAGTCGATCATGGGGGCGCTCTACAAGGGCTTCTGGACCACCGCGATCCTCGCCGTCCCGGCGATCTGGTTCGCGACCCAATATACGCTCGGCGATCTTGCCGCGCCGATCGGCAATGCCGCCTATACCGGCATGGACCTGTTCTGGTGCATGATGATCGGCCTTGCCGTAACCGGCCTGTTGGTGTGGATCACCGAATATTACACCGGCACCAACTATCGCCCGGTGCGCTCGATCGCCAAGGCGTCGGAAACCGGCCATGGCACCAACGTCATCCAGGGTCTGGCGATCAGCCTTGAATCGACCGCGCTGCCCACGATCGTGATCGTCGTGGCGGTGATCGCCTCGTTCCAGCTGGCCGGGATCATCGGCGTGGCGTTCGCCGCCACCTCGCTGCTCGCGCTCGCCGGCATGGTCGTCGCGCTCGACGCCTATGGCCCGGTCACGGACAATGCGGGCGGCATCGCCGAGATGGCGGGGCTACCAGATGATGTCCGCACCCGCACCGACGCGCTCGACGCGGTCGGCAACACCACCAAGGCGGTGACCAAGGGCTATGCCATCGGTTCCGCCGCGCTCGCCGCGCTGGTGCTGTTCGGGGCCTATACGGAGGATCTGAAGCGCTACTTCGCCGATGTCGTCGTCGATTTCTCGCTCAGCAATCCGTTCGTGATCGTCGGCCTGCTGCTCGGCGCATTGCTGCCTTACCTCTTCGGCGCCTTCGGCATGACCGCGGTCGGCCGCGCCGCCGGCTCGGTGGTAGAGGATGTGCGCAAGCAGTTCCGCGAGAATCCGGGCATCATGGAGGGGACCAGCCGTCCCAACTATGGCCATACGGTCGATATCGTCACCCGCGCCGCGATCAAGGAGATGATCGTTCCGTCGCTGTTGCCGGTGCTCTCGCCGATCCTGCTCTACTTCGTGATCCTGACCGTAGACAGCCAGGCCAACGCCTTCGCTTCGGTCGGCGCGATGCTGCTCGGCGTGATCGTGTCAGGGCTCTTTGTGGCCATCTCGATGACCTCGGGCGGCGGCGCATGGGATAACGCCAAGAAGTATATCGAGGACGGCAATCATGGCGGCAAGGGCAGCGAGGCGCACAAGGCCGCGGTGACCGGCGACACCGTCGGCGATCCCTACAAGGACACCGCGGGTCCGGCCGTGAACCCGATGATCAAGATCACCAATATCGTCGCGCTGCTGCTGCTCGCGGCGCTCGCGGGCGGCGGCTGA